One Helicobacter pylori NCTC 11637 = CCUG 17874 = ATCC 43504 = JCM 12093 genomic window, GAGTACTGGGGTGTTGGGGGCCAAAGTTTAAAATCATTTGGTTGTCGTCATGTTCAAAAATGATGTTTTCAAACTGGGGGTTGAGTTTTGTGAAATTTTGAGCCATTTTATAGCCTCTTTTTTAAGATAGTGGGGGCGATTTTGTGCAAATCTTTGACAAAAGGGATTTTCTTAAACGCATGCTTTTCTTCTGTTTCTTTTAATTCTTCGCCCTTGCCCTGCTCATAGCCAATTTTAGCGAAATTGAAAGTGTCTTTTTCATCCACTCTCGCGCTGTCTCGTTGCTCTTTACCCACCACTCCTCGGTATTCTTTACCAAAAATTTTATCCACTTCATACCATTGGGCGAATTCATCGCCTTTGAGCGGGTAAGAACGCAACAAAGGGTGGCCTACCCAATCATGTGGCATGATAAGGCGCTTCAAATAGGGGTGTTTGTCAAACACAATACCAAGCAAATCATACGCTTCTCTCTCGCTCCAATTAGCCGATCGGTATAAAAAACTCAAAGAATCCACGCTTTCATTAGGCAATAGAACGCATTTCACGCGCACCCTACGGCGGTTC contains:
- a CDS encoding NADH-quinone oxidoreductase subunit C, whose amino-acid sequence is MVRKQSPYEDVQRQSRQHDPYKIIEPTPKKYLEGSAYEVIYNHLSYKHEILDKYIETNTAVFWIKKDDIFSAATILRHLGYECLSEMSAIDLCAKKGHFELFYQFVGFSDSCKNRRRVRVKCVLLPNESVDSLSFLYRSANWSEREAYDLLGIVFDKHPYLKRLIMPHDWVGHPLLRSYPLKGDEFAQWYEVDKIFGKEYRGVVGKEQRDSARVDEKDTFNFAKIGYEQGKGEELKETEEKHAFKKIPFVKDLHKIAPTILKKRL